In a genomic window of Niallia taxi:
- a CDS encoding hemolysin family protein, translating into MDGFIVLNLFLVAVFIGLTAFFVGAEFAILKVRMSRIDQLIAEGNKKALIAKKVAQNLDFYLSACQLGITITALVLGALGEPTVEKMLHPLFERFDVPEALATVLSYAIALSVVTFLHVVLGELAPKTLAIQYAERMTLMLAPPLYWFGKITKPFIAALNGSSRALLRMFGVKPAGHESVHSEEELKLIVTQSYESGEINRTELEYLENIFAFDERILKDIMIPKERIVSVEKGMPFAELITILDEHEYTRYPVTENGVFIGFINTKEMLTNIVAGREIKLGEFIHKLPTFMETAPIKDALLKMQQSSTHLAIVKNNNGQTVGIVSMEDILEEIVGEIGDDLMDAVPAK; encoded by the coding sequence TTGGACGGATTTATAGTGTTAAATTTGTTTTTAGTAGCCGTATTTATCGGGTTGACTGCATTTTTTGTAGGTGCTGAGTTTGCGATATTGAAGGTAAGGATGTCACGGATCGATCAATTAATAGCAGAAGGTAATAAGAAGGCTTTGATAGCAAAAAAGGTTGCGCAAAATCTCGACTTTTACCTGTCTGCCTGTCAGCTGGGAATCACCATAACTGCACTAGTACTTGGTGCATTAGGCGAACCTACAGTAGAGAAAATGCTTCATCCTTTATTCGAAAGGTTTGATGTTCCAGAAGCTTTAGCAACAGTGCTGTCTTATGCGATTGCCTTATCAGTCGTTACATTTCTCCATGTGGTTCTTGGAGAGCTAGCACCTAAAACATTGGCAATTCAATATGCTGAAAGAATGACGCTTATGCTTGCGCCGCCATTATATTGGTTTGGTAAAATAACAAAGCCCTTCATAGCTGCTTTAAACGGCTCTTCCCGTGCTCTTCTTCGAATGTTCGGGGTAAAACCAGCTGGTCATGAATCAGTCCATTCTGAGGAAGAATTAAAGCTGATTGTCACACAAAGTTATGAAAGTGGCGAAATCAACAGAACAGAGCTGGAATACTTGGAAAATATCTTTGCTTTCGATGAGCGAATTTTGAAGGATATTATGATACCGAAAGAGCGAATTGTCTCTGTAGAAAAAGGCATGCCATTTGCGGAATTAATTACAATTTTGGATGAGCATGAATACACAAGATATCCTGTTACCGAAAACGGAGTATTTATCGGGTTTATTAACACAAAAGAAATGCTGACAAATATTGTTGCAGGAAGAGAAATTAAGTTGGGGGAATTTATCCATAAACTACCAACCTTTATGGAGACAGCTCCTATTAAGGATGCTCTTTTGAAAATGCAGCAAAGCAGCACACATTTAGCAATTGTGAAAAATAACAACGGGCAAACAGTTGGTATTGTATCGATGGAAGATATTCTGGAAGAAATCGTCGGTGAAATCGGGGATGACCTGATGGATGCTGTACCGGCTAAATAA
- a CDS encoding hemolysin family protein yields MDIITLTNLFILVILIVLTAFFVGSEFAVVKIRMSRIDQLIAEGNKKAVMAKKVAGNLDYYLSACQLGITVTALGLGALGKPAIERILYPVFDLLNVPGSVSSIASYAIAFILVTFLHVVVGEMAPKTLAIEFPEKLTLMLSGPLYWFGKIMYPFIWALNGASGRILRIFGVKPAGHEHAYSEEELKIVMAQSYQGGELNETELEYMENVFAFDERVAKDIMVPRTSLITLDQDMKREDIIKVLDEFNYTRYPVTIDGDKDNIVGMVNIKKMLSNMATGRNRQLKEFIRDLPIVLEVTRIQDILYKMQKERIHMVLVIDEYGGTSGILTMEDILEELVGEIRDEFDADEVEDIQSIGEYRYLVNGRVLLEDLEEQFGISFDEKETIDTIGGWMQFQLVDNVQLDDQVEYGKYVWTVTEMDNYQIKQVALTRLESSEDAIEVLN; encoded by the coding sequence TTGGACATAATTACTCTTACAAATCTGTTCATACTTGTAATCTTGATCGTACTTACGGCATTTTTCGTCGGCTCTGAGTTTGCGGTCGTTAAAATTCGAATGTCGCGAATCGATCAGCTGATTGCAGAAGGGAACAAAAAAGCAGTAATGGCAAAAAAAGTGGCCGGTAATCTCGATTATTACCTCTCAGCCTGTCAGCTAGGTATTACCGTGACAGCATTAGGACTTGGAGCACTCGGAAAACCTGCAATAGAACGTATTCTTTACCCGGTTTTTGATTTGTTGAATGTGCCTGGGTCTGTATCTTCAATCGCTTCCTATGCAATTGCGTTTATTCTGGTAACCTTCCTGCATGTTGTCGTCGGTGAAATGGCGCCTAAAACATTAGCAATTGAGTTTCCAGAGAAGCTGACATTGATGTTATCAGGACCGTTGTATTGGTTTGGTAAAATTATGTACCCATTCATTTGGGCATTAAACGGTGCGTCCGGGAGAATTCTGCGAATCTTTGGTGTAAAACCAGCAGGACATGAGCATGCCTACTCAGAAGAAGAGTTGAAGATAGTCATGGCACAAAGCTATCAAGGCGGAGAATTAAACGAGACAGAGCTAGAATATATGGAGAACGTCTTCGCCTTTGATGAGCGTGTTGCAAAGGATATTATGGTGCCGAGGACATCTTTAATTACATTGGATCAAGATATGAAAAGAGAAGATATCATTAAAGTATTGGATGAGTTTAATTATACACGTTATCCAGTAACAATAGATGGTGATAAAGACAATATCGTCGGAATGGTCAACATCAAAAAAATGTTATCCAATATGGCAACAGGTAGAAACCGTCAGCTCAAGGAATTTATCCGTGACTTACCAATTGTATTAGAAGTTACCCGAATTCAGGATATTTTGTATAAAATGCAAAAAGAAAGAATTCATATGGTATTGGTCATTGATGAGTACGGAGGTACATCTGGAATCTTGACAATGGAAGATATTCTGGAGGAACTCGTTGGCGAGATTAGGGACGAATTTGATGCAGATGAAGTGGAAGATATTCAAAGCATCGGAGAATATCGTTACCTAGTAAATGGCCGAGTATTACTGGAAGACTTGGAAGAGCAATTTGGCATCAGCTTTGATGAAAAGGAAACGATTGATACAATCGGAGGATGGATGCAGTTTCAGTTAGTGGATAATGTTCAGCTGGATGATCAAGTCGAATATGGAAAGTATGTATGGACAGTCACCGAAATGGATAATTATCAGATTAAACAAGTTGCATTGACACGTTTGGAATCAAGTGAGGATGCTATTGAGGTTCTTAACTAA
- a CDS encoding MerR family transcriptional regulator, whose amino-acid sequence MRIGKVAELSGLSSRTIDYYTQIGLLEVQRSSSNYRLYPVDVLETLKRIKILKQQRMSMEEIKEVLQSDVSGDIEPIICDVQDEINCLQKKLSLLEEKLKNVPPEEKLKVYKRIEPKMTAIMTLLALL is encoded by the coding sequence TTGCGTATCGGAAAAGTGGCGGAATTAAGTGGTTTATCATCAAGGACAATTGATTACTATACTCAAATTGGGTTGCTGGAGGTACAGCGGTCTTCCTCTAATTACCGCCTATATCCAGTGGACGTTCTAGAAACACTGAAAAGAATTAAGATACTAAAACAGCAAAGGATGTCCATGGAGGAGATTAAGGAAGTGCTCCAATCAGATGTTTCAGGGGACATCGAACCGATTATTTGCGATGTACAGGATGAAATAAACTGCTTACAAAAAAAGCTGTCTCTTCTTGAAGAAAAACTTAAAAATGTACCACCAGAAGAAAAACTGAAGGTATATAAACGAATTGAACCAAAAATGACAGCAATTATGACGCTGTTAGCATTGTTATAA
- a CDS encoding helix-turn-helix domain-containing protein → MIFGERLKQEREKKGWSQLDLSEKIHVSRQSVSKWETGKNYPSIEIIIHLSDLFGVTIDEMLRSDKELKDKVINDSKKLAYPKWKVFFESIFTIGVLMIIGKIIIMLLNHFGLTDISSEGFPKGTSFLPLILMLVGGIGADQLKNKYID, encoded by the coding sequence ATGATTTTTGGTGAACGTTTGAAACAAGAACGGGAAAAAAAGGGGTGGTCTCAGCTAGATCTCTCAGAGAAGATTCATGTTAGCCGTCAGTCTGTTTCAAAATGGGAAACTGGCAAAAACTATCCCAGTATTGAAATAATCATTCATTTGAGTGATTTATTTGGTGTTACAATCGATGAAATGCTAAGGAGTGATAAAGAATTGAAGGACAAAGTGATTAATGATAGTAAGAAGCTCGCATATCCGAAATGGAAGGTATTCTTTGAGAGCATATTTACAATTGGTGTTCTGATGATAATAGGAAAAATAATAATCATGCTGTTAAATCATTTTGGTTTGACAGACATTAGTTCAGAAGGGTTTCCAAAGGGAACTTCTTTCCTGCCATTAATTTTAATGCTTGTTGGCGGAATTGGAGCAGATCAGCTGAAAAATAAATATATAGATTAA
- a CDS encoding right-handed parallel beta-helix repeat-containing protein, with translation MMKKILLLLAIVIAAICLVVYLQQDDTDTEEQEIKVAAAKQILYVAEDGDDENAGTIEEPFKTLEKSSEEATPGTTVYIREGTYYEALNVNHSGTKADPITFEAYKGEKVIISGENMEDAEEDTALASIIDKSYITIKGLMFSDLSTRLADETVMGIYVAGNSSHITIKDNTVRNIKILHDDGNGHGIAFYATKAMKDIRIENNLVEDLKLGASEALVLNGNIDGFVISHNTVRNNDNIGIDMIGYEGTSKENDYVRNGTVDHNIVYNNTSFGNPAYGEDYSAGGIYIDGGRDIAIDQNTIYNNDLGIEATSEHLKKYAINIDITNNTVYENNYTGISIGGYDTDRGGTKDSTISNNILYKNDIKGLDGGQLMLQHDTSGNKIEQNILSSSDNGIFIVNYFTANTKNSLSSNIYDKEEEKEPLWVWKNEEYTSITDFQEATDSDSNSKYIDPDFVDAENGDFTLNADSPVKDMIE, from the coding sequence ATGATGAAAAAAATATTATTACTACTGGCGATCGTTATCGCTGCTATCTGTCTTGTTGTTTATTTACAACAGGATGATACAGACACAGAAGAACAAGAAATAAAGGTAGCAGCAGCTAAACAGATACTTTATGTAGCAGAAGATGGGGACGACGAAAATGCCGGGACCATCGAAGAACCATTCAAGACATTGGAAAAGTCTAGTGAAGAAGCTACCCCTGGAACTACTGTGTATATACGGGAAGGAACCTATTATGAGGCTTTAAATGTGAACCATAGTGGAACGAAAGCAGACCCAATTACTTTTGAAGCTTATAAGGGGGAAAAAGTTATTATTAGTGGTGAAAATATGGAGGATGCAGAGGAGGACACTGCTCTCGCATCTATTATCGATAAAAGCTATATAACTATAAAAGGTCTAATGTTTTCAGACTTATCTACGAGGCTAGCAGATGAAACGGTCATGGGAATATATGTTGCAGGAAACAGTAGTCATATTACGATTAAAGATAATACGGTCCGAAATATTAAAATACTTCATGATGATGGAAATGGTCATGGAATTGCCTTTTATGCGACAAAAGCTATGAAAGACATAAGGATAGAAAATAATCTTGTTGAAGACTTAAAGCTTGGAGCGAGCGAAGCGCTTGTTTTAAACGGAAATATTGATGGATTTGTAATTTCGCATAATACTGTCCGCAACAATGACAATATTGGAATTGATATGATTGGATATGAGGGCACAAGTAAAGAGAATGATTATGTCCGAAATGGAACGGTTGATCACAATATTGTGTACAACAATACATCATTTGGAAACCCTGCTTATGGAGAGGACTACAGTGCAGGGGGGATTTATATTGATGGTGGCAGGGATATTGCGATAGACCAAAATACTATCTACAATAATGACCTTGGGATTGAAGCAACGTCTGAACATCTTAAGAAATATGCCATTAATATTGATATTACCAATAATACTGTATATGAAAATAATTATACGGGGATTTCTATTGGTGGGTATGATACGGATCGAGGAGGCACAAAGGACTCAACTATTTCTAATAACATATTGTACAAAAATGATATCAAAGGACTGGATGGCGGACAATTAATGCTGCAGCATGATACGAGCGGCAATAAAATCGAACAAAATATCCTTTCGTCAAGTGATAACGGAATATTCATTGTTAATTATTTCACTGCTAATACAAAAAATAGTCTCTCTAGTAATATCTATGATAAGGAAGAGGAGAAGGAGCCGCTTTGGGTTTGGAAAAATGAAGAATATACAAGCATTACTGACTTCCAAGAAGCAACAGATAGTGACAGTAATTCCAAGTATATAGATCCAGATTTTGTAGATGCAGAAAATGGTGATTTTACGCTTAACGCTGACTCTCCTGTGAAGGACATGATTGAATAA
- a CDS encoding NAD-dependent malic enzyme yields MSIPSGASMNIIIRIQLETNIISLGEIVNVIGDEAGDIIGLDVISSSKTSTVRDITVRVHNNNHGQQVVSAISKLAGVKVVNVSDSTFLLHLGGKIEMKPKVRIKNRDDLSRVYTPGVAAISEAIHADPSKVYSLTMKSNTVAIVTDGTAVLGLGDIGPEAAMPVMEGKAMLFKQLANVDAFPICLDTKDTEEIIRIVKSISPTFGGINLEDIASPRCFEIEQRLKSELNIPVFHDDQHGTAVAIYAGLLNALKIVQKNVKDIKVVINGIGAAGIACTKILLAAGVKNVIGVDRNGAIYRGGSYSNPHWQAYAEMTNPENLQGSLSDVIGEADVFIGVSAPGTLKVEDVQKMATDAIVFAMANPVPEIDPDLASPHVRVMATGRSDYPNQINNVLCFPGIFRGALDCRASEINEAMKLAAAVAIASTVSDEELSESYIIPSVFNNKVVDKIRDAVVKAAVETGVARKIPNSNK; encoded by the coding sequence ATGTCGATACCGAGCGGAGCTAGCATGAATATTATTATTCGCATACAATTGGAGACTAATATCATTTCTTTAGGGGAAATCGTAAATGTAATCGGAGATGAAGCTGGAGATATTATTGGGCTTGACGTTATATCATCTAGCAAAACCAGTACGGTTCGTGATATAACCGTCCGTGTTCACAATAACAATCATGGACAACAGGTAGTGAGTGCCATTTCCAAATTGGCTGGAGTTAAAGTTGTCAATGTATCTGATAGTACTTTCCTTCTTCACTTAGGCGGCAAGATTGAAATGAAGCCAAAGGTTCGGATTAAAAACCGTGATGACCTGTCAAGGGTTTATACACCTGGAGTCGCTGCCATCAGTGAAGCGATACATGCCGACCCAAGCAAGGTTTATTCTCTCACCATGAAAAGCAATACGGTAGCGATTGTCACGGATGGAACAGCAGTGCTTGGACTTGGTGATATTGGTCCAGAAGCGGCCATGCCAGTTATGGAAGGGAAAGCAATGCTGTTTAAGCAGTTGGCAAATGTCGATGCATTTCCGATTTGCCTTGATACAAAGGATACAGAGGAAATCATTCGCATTGTCAAATCGATTTCCCCTACATTTGGAGGAATAAATCTTGAAGACATTGCCTCTCCCCGCTGCTTTGAAATAGAACAGCGACTGAAGAGTGAATTGAATATCCCTGTATTCCATGATGATCAGCACGGAACAGCTGTGGCCATTTATGCCGGTTTGCTTAATGCTTTGAAAATCGTCCAAAAAAACGTCAAAGATATTAAAGTTGTCATTAATGGAATTGGAGCAGCAGGAATTGCCTGCACGAAAATCCTTTTAGCAGCAGGTGTCAAGAATGTTATCGGTGTTGATCGAAATGGTGCCATTTATCGCGGCGGATCATACAGTAACCCACATTGGCAGGCGTATGCAGAAATGACTAATCCAGAGAACCTCCAAGGCAGCCTTTCAGACGTAATAGGTGAAGCCGATGTATTTATTGGTGTTTCTGCCCCAGGTACTTTAAAAGTGGAGGATGTCCAGAAAATGGCAACAGATGCCATTGTTTTTGCTATGGCAAATCCAGTTCCTGAAATTGATCCTGACTTGGCATCCCCTCATGTACGAGTAATGGCAACAGGACGCTCCGATTACCCTAACCAAATCAATAATGTGCTCTGCTTTCCAGGCATTTTCCGCGGTGCATTAGATTGCCGGGCAAGTGAAATAAATGAAGCGATGAAATTAGCTGCCGCAGTAGCAATTGCTTCGACCGTCTCTGACGAGGAATTAAGCGAATCCTATATTATCCCTTCTGTATTCAACAATAAAGTAGTAGATAAAATTCGCGATGCAGTTGTCAAGGCCGCTGTTGAAACAGGTGTAGCAAGGAAAATACCAAACTCAAATAAATAA
- a CDS encoding YwmB family TATA-box binding protein — translation MKKTILMVICFLLLVTITTKETKAFYEDNELSQITKIAVQNNIQVNTWSMYIKEPIKQFTKISDLDKAVAVYMETEKEFTWSKEQAEKGYYKIEGQKKSSKLGLKEEKVLITIYSQNNKYNLSITYDIKGKWNESKWPAIYNLYKQKIEDYSVFYTIQGTANIDQSLYIEASKVMASFSGEEVQSLKEENFISLSAYTKRWENKLSIGNNEYMNLHIAYRATSQSTDQVDVTIGTPIITSEY, via the coding sequence ATGAAAAAAACAATATTAATGGTTATATGCTTTTTACTATTAGTTACGATAACAACAAAAGAAACAAAGGCTTTTTATGAGGATAATGAATTAAGTCAAATAACAAAAATCGCTGTTCAAAACAATATCCAAGTTAACACATGGTCTATGTATATTAAAGAACCAATTAAACAATTTACGAAGATAAGCGACCTTGATAAAGCAGTAGCAGTTTATATGGAAACGGAAAAAGAATTTACATGGTCTAAAGAGCAAGCAGAGAAAGGTTATTATAAGATTGAAGGACAAAAGAAGTCATCTAAATTAGGATTGAAAGAAGAAAAGGTTTTAATTACTATTTACTCTCAAAACAACAAATACAATTTAAGTATTACATATGATATAAAAGGAAAGTGGAATGAAAGTAAATGGCCTGCCATTTACAACTTATATAAGCAAAAAATAGAGGATTATTCCGTATTTTATACTATTCAAGGAACTGCCAATATAGATCAATCCTTGTATATAGAAGCATCCAAAGTTATGGCTAGCTTTTCAGGAGAGGAAGTTCAAAGCCTAAAGGAAGAAAACTTCATTTCCTTATCTGCTTACACGAAAAGATGGGAAAATAAACTATCTATTGGGAACAATGAATATATGAATCTTCATATTGCATACAGAGCGACTAGTCAGTCGACAGATCAAGTCGATGTTACAATTGGAACTCCTATTATTACTTCTGAGTATTAG
- a CDS encoding cation diffusion facilitator family transporter, whose product MGHNHSHSHGHSSNKKVLLLSFIIITSYMLIEAIGGFITNSLALLSDAGHMLSDSISLVIALLAFQLGEKAASFNNTYGFKRFEIIAAMINGVTLILISLYIIYEAIGRFANPPEVATTGMLIISIIGLLVNVIVAWIMLRGGDTEHNLNMRGAFLHVISDMLGSVGAIIAAILIMVFGWGWADPLASVIVAILILRSGYFVMKDALHILMEGTPQNVNVKEVIEIMEKAEGIQGIHDLHIWSITSELNALSCHAVVANDLTVAESEKILRHLEHELEHKGITHMTIQLETGTHNHENTILCQTKTKQVHANHHH is encoded by the coding sequence ATGGGACATAATCACAGTCATAGCCATGGTCATAGTTCAAATAAGAAGGTACTGCTGCTCTCTTTTATCATTATTACGAGTTATATGCTTATTGAGGCTATAGGAGGCTTTATTACAAATAGTCTTGCACTTTTGTCCGATGCAGGCCATATGTTAAGCGACTCCATCTCTTTAGTGATTGCGCTCCTTGCCTTCCAGTTAGGTGAGAAGGCGGCAAGTTTTAACAATACGTATGGTTTTAAGCGCTTTGAAATTATCGCAGCTATGATTAATGGTGTGACATTGATACTCATTTCGCTATATATCATTTATGAGGCAATAGGCCGCTTTGCTAATCCTCCAGAGGTTGCAACAACAGGGATGCTGATAATCAGCATTATTGGATTATTGGTTAACGTGATTGTTGCCTGGATTATGCTGCGCGGCGGCGATACAGAGCATAACTTAAATATGAGAGGAGCCTTTCTCCATGTAATAAGTGACATGCTCGGGTCTGTCGGAGCAATTATAGCTGCCATTTTAATTATGGTGTTTGGATGGGGCTGGGCAGATCCCCTTGCCAGCGTTATCGTGGCTATCCTTATTTTGAGAAGCGGTTATTTCGTTATGAAGGATGCCCTGCATATATTGATGGAAGGAACACCACAGAACGTAAATGTAAAGGAAGTCATTGAAATAATGGAAAAGGCAGAAGGAATACAAGGTATTCATGATTTGCATATTTGGTCCATTACGAGTGAGCTAAATGCCCTTTCCTGTCATGCTGTCGTGGCCAATGATTTAACAGTTGCCGAAAGTGAAAAAATACTGCGCCATCTAGAGCATGAACTCGAACATAAAGGCATTACACATATGACCATTCAATTGGAAACAGGCACTCATAATCATGAGAATACTATACTTTGCCAGACGAAGACAAAGCAAGTGCATGCCAATCATCATCATTGA
- the tyrS gene encoding tyrosine--tRNA ligase produces the protein MEKLMEQLTEEQRIEVKRQMTLYSQGVQEIIPTEELERKVAKSILEDKPLKIKLGLDPSAPDVHLGHTVVLNKMRQFQENGHTIQLIIGDFTGKIGDPTGKSVARKQLTDEEVKHNAKTYFEQFAKVIDMDKVELHYNSTWLSKLNFEDVIQLAGKITVARLLERDDFEERMAFNKPISLHEFFYPLMQGYDSVVLKCDIELGGTDQHFNILMGRHFQEKYGSEKQVALLMPLLEGLDGVEKMSKSKKNYIGIDESPQEMYGKAMSIPDELMAKYFELITDLKPAEIKELKDRLEAGTLHPRDAKMLLAKTIVRMYHGVEAAEKAEQHFISVFQKGTMPEEIPAVQWEGNTEISLIDLLVELKLLSSKSEARRMIENRGVKINGVKATDTKLEVTISNGLILQVGKRKFVEIKTV, from the coding sequence ATGGAGAAGTTAATGGAACAATTGACAGAGGAACAACGAATAGAAGTAAAGCGACAAATGACCCTTTATAGCCAAGGAGTGCAAGAGATTATTCCGACAGAAGAGCTTGAAAGGAAAGTAGCAAAGTCTATTTTGGAAGATAAGCCACTGAAAATTAAGCTGGGGCTTGATCCATCAGCACCAGATGTCCATTTGGGCCATACGGTGGTTCTTAATAAAATGAGACAATTCCAAGAAAATGGTCATACGATACAATTAATTATCGGAGATTTCACAGGGAAAATTGGAGATCCGACAGGCAAATCGGTTGCTAGAAAGCAATTAACAGATGAAGAGGTCAAGCATAATGCGAAAACGTATTTCGAACAATTCGCCAAAGTTATTGATATGGATAAGGTCGAGCTTCATTACAACTCGACATGGCTTTCTAAGCTAAACTTTGAGGATGTTATTCAACTCGCAGGAAAAATCACTGTAGCAAGATTATTGGAAAGAGATGATTTTGAAGAAAGAATGGCATTTAATAAACCTATTTCCTTACATGAATTTTTCTACCCGTTAATGCAGGGCTATGATTCAGTTGTCTTAAAATGTGATATTGAACTTGGTGGAACAGACCAGCACTTCAACATTTTAATGGGGAGACATTTTCAAGAGAAGTACGGAAGTGAAAAACAGGTAGCCCTGTTAATGCCATTATTAGAGGGGCTTGATGGTGTTGAAAAGATGTCCAAATCAAAGAAAAATTACATTGGCATCGATGAAAGCCCACAGGAAATGTACGGTAAAGCAATGTCTATTCCAGATGAATTGATGGCGAAATACTTTGAATTAATAACAGATCTGAAACCAGCTGAGATTAAAGAGTTGAAAGACCGATTAGAAGCAGGCACACTTCATCCGAGAGATGCAAAAATGCTCCTTGCCAAGACAATTGTAAGGATGTACCACGGAGTTGAGGCAGCAGAGAAAGCAGAACAGCATTTTATTTCTGTTTTCCAGAAGGGCACCATGCCAGAGGAAATTCCAGCAGTTCAATGGGAAGGAAATACAGAAATATCTCTCATTGACTTACTTGTGGAATTGAAATTATTAAGCTCTAAAAGTGAAGCTCGCAGAATGATTGAAAACAGAGGGGTCAAAATAAACGGAGTAAAGGCAACCGATACAAAACTTGAGGTGACGATAAGTAATGGTTTAATTCTTCAAGTTGGTAAACGTAAATTCGTAGAAATTAAAACAGTTTAG
- a CDS encoding MarR family transcriptional regulator translates to MLPEEVDTINRITNIPIESLNLDAIAVVTNIYRVAQGLRNKMEQEVLSEYGLSWTAFSMLYDLWVWESIETKKLAESNGVSKATISNITKTLEKKELCYRKSDMRDRRITYVAITDKGKQVMEELYPRFHIGEVELVAGMSVDEQKSMSALLRNVIRENNF, encoded by the coding sequence TTGCTTCCTGAAGAAGTGGACACAATCAATCGAATCACTAATATTCCGATTGAGTCTTTAAACCTTGATGCGATAGCCGTCGTTACGAACATTTACCGCGTAGCACAAGGGTTGAGAAATAAAATGGAGCAGGAAGTGTTATCTGAATATGGCTTATCATGGACAGCATTTTCCATGCTTTATGATTTATGGGTATGGGAGTCTATAGAGACAAAGAAATTAGCCGAATCAAACGGTGTTTCAAAAGCAACGATAAGCAATATTACAAAAACACTCGAGAAAAAAGAGCTATGCTACAGGAAAAGTGACATGAGAGATAGAAGAATTACTTATGTTGCCATTACAGATAAAGGCAAGCAAGTGATGGAAGAACTGTATCCACGCTTTCATATTGGGGAAGTAGAGCTTGTTGCTGGTATGTCAGTGGATGAACAAAAATCTATGTCAGCATTGCTTAGAAATGTAATTCGCGAAAATAATTTTTAA
- a CDS encoding SDR family NAD(P)-dependent oxidoreductase: MSFSGKVVLITGAAGGIGIAAAKKFANEGAKLALVDLKKENLTKVAAEVTSDHILLLEGNVAVEEDVKSFVEATKEHYGRIDVFINNAGINGKFANLVDQTAENFDAVINVNLKGVFYGLKYVLKVMNEQKSGAIVNTASNGGLLGAPGMGLYVASKHGVIGLTKTAALEGAPYNVRVNAVAPSGVDTQMMRSIETNAMPGNEDNAKEQFEASVPMKRYATAEEIVNLMAFLASEDASFISGSYYRIDGGQGATSA; the protein is encoded by the coding sequence ATGAGTTTTTCAGGAAAAGTTGTTTTAATTACAGGAGCTGCCGGGGGTATCGGTATCGCTGCTGCTAAAAAGTTTGCTAATGAAGGTGCAAAACTTGCGTTAGTTGATTTAAAAAAAGAAAATTTAACGAAGGTTGCAGCAGAGGTCACTAGTGATCATATTCTTTTGCTAGAAGGAAATGTTGCAGTTGAAGAAGATGTAAAAAGCTTTGTTGAAGCAACAAAAGAACATTATGGCCGAATTGATGTTTTCATTAATAATGCTGGAATTAACGGCAAATTTGCTAATCTAGTGGATCAAACAGCAGAAAATTTTGATGCGGTAATAAATGTTAATCTAAAAGGTGTTTTCTATGGTCTCAAGTATGTACTTAAGGTAATGAATGAACAGAAAAGCGGCGCGATTGTTAATACTGCTTCAAACGGCGGGCTTCTTGGAGCTCCAGGAATGGGACTTTATGTTGCATCAAAACACGGTGTTATTGGGTTAACGAAAACAGCAGCACTTGAAGGTGCTCCATACAATGTTCGTGTAAATGCAGTAGCTCCATCTGGTGTTGATACGCAAATGATGCGATCTATTGAGACAAATGCTATGCCAGGCAATGAAGATAATGCTAAAGAGCAATTTGAAGCTTCTGTCCCAATGAAACGTTATGCTACAGCAGAAGAAATCGTTAACTTGATGGCCTTTTTGGCATCAGAGGATGCATCGTTTATTTCCGGCTCTTATTACCGTATAGACGGTGGACAAGGTGCTACATCAGCTTAA